One Ensifer adhaerens genomic region harbors:
- a CDS encoding YciI family protein, with translation MYYAILAYHTAGVVESWTEEEDAALMSDLLEVHDRFVQQKAFGPAARLGPTEGAVTLRGKGEGIVTDGPFAETKEQLLGLYVVDFPAIDAAVDAARELRRSNPTAIYEIRPIALYIPGATLDPGPQS, from the coding sequence ATGTATTACGCAATCTTGGCCTACCATACAGCAGGCGTCGTCGAATCCTGGACCGAGGAGGAGGACGCAGCGCTGATGTCCGACCTGCTTGAAGTTCATGACCGGTTCGTCCAGCAGAAGGCCTTTGGCCCGGCCGCACGGCTCGGGCCTACCGAAGGTGCTGTGACGCTGAGGGGCAAGGGCGAAGGCATTGTCACCGATGGCCCCTTCGCCGAAACCAAGGAGCAATTGCTCGGCCTCTACGTCGTCGACTTCCCGGCCATCGACGCGGCAGTTGACGCCGCGCGCGAATTGCGCCGCTCCAATCCGACCGCGATCTACGAGATCCGGCCGATTGCGCTCTATATTCCCGGCGCGACGCTGGACCCCGGTCCACAGAGCTAG